GCGCCGACCGTGTCGGCCGAAACAGCGTCGCGGCTGCCGAGCGGCTTCGGCCGCCCGGTGGTCGTGTCGCGCAGGGTCTGCCGCTCGATCTCCGAGTTCAGCTCGGCGCCGAACATGATTACGATGGCCGACATCCACATCCACATCATCAAGCCGATCGCTGCGCCGAGCGAGCCGTAGGTCGCGTTGTAATTGGCGAATTCCGAGAGATACCAGGACAGAAGTGCCGAGCCGGCGATCCAGAGGAGGGCGGCCGTCAGCGCGCCGAGGCTCAGCCATTGCCAGCGCGACGCATCGCGACTGGGCGCAAAGCGGTAGAGGATCGCAAGCGCCACGAGCAGGATGAGGAACAGCAGCGGCCATCGCGCCAGCGCCACGATCAGCTTGCTTTCGGGGGCCATGCCGAGATGATTGAGCGCGAGCGGAAAGGCGACGACGGTCCCGACCATCAGCAGCAGCGCCACGATGCCGCCGATGGTGAAGGCCAGCGACACCATGTTGAGCTTGATGAAGCTGCGCTTCTCGCGTTCCTCATAGGCGACATTGAGGGCATCGAAGATTGCCTTGACGCCGGCATTGGCG
This genomic stretch from Bradyrhizobium sp. CCGB12 harbors:
- a CDS encoding YihY/virulence factor BrkB family protein, encoding MLGRRSEQIDSWMLVAATAVFVLTAERYFQDSDLVRSGPPQDHRKGEANSPETHPAGAAVEPGRGRHAKSPFTIPWAGWKDIFWRTYQRIDEDRLLATAGGVVFFGLLAIFPAVTAIVSSYGLFADPSTISANLQTLATMLPEGSFQIVEDQVARVVSHGNTTLGATFLLGLLLAIWSANAGVKAIFDALNVAYEEREKRSFIKLNMVSLAFTIGGIVALLLMVGTVVAFPLALNHLGMAPESKLIVALARWPLLFLILLVALAILYRFAPSRDASRWQWLSLGALTAALLWIAGSALLSWYLSEFANYNATYGSLGAAIGLMMWMWMSAIVIMFGAELNSEIERQTLRDTTTGRPKPLGSRDAVSADTVGAAAPS